The window TCCACAGCACATGCGAGTGTTTCTGTAGTAACCCATTTTGCTTCCACcaaccactcacacacacgggCACCAAAGACAGCGCAGCCTGCTGTTCCAGAGAGGACAACACAACTTTGCATTGTCAGAGGGAACCTGATTCAGACAGAGAGTGGCGGCTGGCGGAGACCCCCTGAGTGTGTGCAGCAATTTCTAGAAATGTAAGAATGTAAGTGTGGGGATGATTTTCTGGAACTACGGCAAGATTCATTTACAAATCAAAACGGTACTGAAGATAAAATCCCCCTggaacaattacatttttgggctCTTGCATTCAATTCCCACAAACGTTCTTTAATCCTTTATACGTTAACTTTACTCTTTTATAATGCTGTCACTTCATTTTCACCATGGATGTGtactaattacattttttttttattaacgtGTGCTTATTTCTTTAGTTATTATGTTAGTCCACGCTTATAATATTTGCCTTTAATCTGTGACGCTGTAAATGTCCCACAAAGAAGATTTCTATCCCTGAATACACTGCTAACAAAGTGTAAGAGGATCTGTCCTCAGTTGAAGTTGACTAATGTGCCGTGTTGTGCAAAGTTAAAACATTGATATAAAAGAGGTATATTTGAGTGTCTGGAGTGACAATAGCGGGGATATATCAAACACTTGCTTTATTCATCGTGGCATGTTTCCATGTTCTAAGTTTGAGCGGTGTAACGCTCTGACAGCGCAGCGCTGTCAGGACAATCTGGCGGTTGGCACTCAAGACAGTGGAGAGGTGTGAAGCTCCACCAGCTGGACCCATCTGCCCCGACTAACTCTGACacagaaacagtatttcatttatttttcaacctGGGAGATGAAGGAATCGGATTCATCATTAAACTCGTCGAGTTGAAACCAGTCTGTATCTGGGTTACTCCACAAGTGAGACAGCTGATTTGAGGACTTGTCTCCTTTGGATTCTGTCTGTCGTAATTTTATTGTCTCTTTAATTGATACACACAAGATTTATTGCAAGCTTGTCATCCTAGGAGAGGGATCCCTGCTCTGCTCAGGCTTCTTCCATTCCCCCCCATGTGTGAGGTTTCTGTGGGTTTTTCCTTTTGCGCTGCGGGAACTAAGGACAGAGTGTTTGGAATTTTatacacactgtaaagccccctgagagCCAAGTCAGGAAAGCACAGTACACATCTGATGTATCTGATGCAAGTGCGCAAGGTGTTAACATTCTTGTAATATCCTTTTAGCTGCTTCATTTCCAGGACACACCTACCTTCCCTAATCTATATCCTTTAGTTCATCAAGACACACAACATTCCTGACAGCAAAGTAGAAGAATGCCCCACAAAATGCCAACCATGCAACACTGCTctcaaataaatgaacattaacTAGCCATTCACTTATTTGTGTAACAGGCTGAAAgccacaaaaaacacaaagggacCAAGAATACACACAGCAAACAGCAGCTGAAGCATACCATGCAGGAGCAGTGTTCTGTGATTTACAGTTACATGTATACTCACTGATCTGACCGTAATGGTAGAAgctgtatttcaattttctgtataacacatgtggaaactttgacaatataGTGGACTTTGACTGATACAGCATTAGCTGATAATGGTTGATGTGTGGGGATTTGCACATCTTTTGCTGCTTTACCATCTTGTCTGTTTTTGGCCAAACCCCAACAAGGCAATTCCAATCCTATAGAAGCTTTTGTTTTAGACACAAACTCGACTCATGTTCAGCCTCTTGTTAAGACAATGTATACAGAGGCATCTCCTGTGCCCCCACAGGCCTGTGTTTGATGGAGCAGCCAAGAAGAACATGTTTACAGACATATGCTGCACACATGTATGCATATAGAGAACTCAGTGCTCACAAAATGGCCTTTAAAGAATCTATCAGTGGGAAGCTGCTGCCAGGGGAGGGAAGCTGGTTTAGAGCCATGGTCATCTCTTTATCTGCAGGATATATTTAGTAACTTATAGGGATGCATGCACTGATGGCAAGTTTCAGTATCAATGTTTAGTAAAACATTTTGGTCGATGCCAATACCATTGCTGATGCTTTTTCTTGGTATTGTTTGGTGTTACTTATTTATCTTTTGGGCCTATTATTAAAGATTACAAATCTTTATATCGGTTATACCTTTTTTGCCAATGTTCGACGAATATAAATCTAACATCGGAAGAGTAACTGACATAAAAGCAAAGCGGTGtcctaaataaatacattaagttCCCACtgacaacagaaaataaagggcAGGATAAGAGGAGTATGGACCTCCTACCTCATTCTCTTTTTCCTGTAGGACGAGGACGATGTCCCCAGGCTCAACGCCAGGCGCCTGGTCAGCCTCCCCACCGAAGGTAATTTTCTGGCCGTGCTTCATGCCTTTGTCCACGTGCACCTCCAGGATCTTCACCTCCTTGATGACTTTCTTGCCTTCACATTTTTTACAGCGATCCTTCTCACTGATAACTTCACCTGGAGTGGGTTGAAGGAGACACGGTAAGGGGGGGTACAGGCTATAAAACAGAGGAAATGCTTCATCACAGTTTAGTTGATCTTACCTTCTCCGTTACAATCGGTACACACAGACTGCATCTGTTGGACCATTCCCGGGGCCAGCTGTCTGATCATGATGCGCATGCCTCGTCCCCTacatgttgtacatttttgtaCGGCGCCCGTTTTGCCTCCCTGCCTGCATACATGACATGGATTCATTGTTAGAAAGGACAAACACTGCATAAACTAAATAACCAATGTCAGTTCTAAAACTTACCCACTACAAGCGCTACAGAGTACATTCTTGCTAAGTTGAAGTTTAGTCGTTTTCCCGTTGTAAACGTCCTCCAGTGTCACCCTGGAGTAAAAAAGAGTGATGGTTAGAGACTATTTAGTGACACAAGACAGAAGAGCTGGAGTACAACCAAGGACTTATAAAGGGGACTCCCTCTGGAGATGCACAATACCGCACTCAAAATATGATAAACAACAAATCCTGAGTTTTGAGTAATGTGGTTATCCATATTGGgatttttgattacatttaaattatttgtgCAACCCTAGTACAAGCATCAAAGTCAAAGCCTATACATCAGTTTACAAGCTTATTCTTACTTGAGCGGATGGAccatgtcctctcctctcctccgaCCTCCATTCCTGGCACGACTCCCCTGGCCACCCATGAATCCGAAAAGTCCACCGCCGAAGATGTGGGAGAAAATGTCGTCCATCCCCGGGCCACCCCCACCTCCTTCCCGCAAGCCTTGTTCTCCATAGCGGTCATACAGTTCCTTCTTTTCAGGGTTGGTCAGCACCTCATAGGCAAAACTGATTTCTTTGAACTATGTTTTGAGAGAGGTACAGAAATTTTTTACAAGGTGTCATTTTTTACAGCATATTAAACACAGCTCAGACCTAGAGCTAATCTTTCACCTCAGCTGTTGTGTTAACAAAAGTGACCTCATTCCTGGGCAAAGCATTCTTCAGGTTGCAATTTCATACATCAGGCTTATTTCACATCTAATCCCATGCCACATAACATCCTATATAACCCTAAAAAGGTCCTGTCTGAAACCTACACCTAAGTCTGTagaatgtcagaaaatgtgCATAAGAATAAGCACAATGTGTACCTATATCACAGCCTAATTTTAACAAGTAatttcataaatgtttaaatttgtACACATTTTTGACAGAATCGAAATCAAACAACTAAGGCAATTCAACAACATGCCAAAAACTACAATGAATAACATAACGGCAAAGTTCAGTTGGCCCGTCTCTAACATCAAATCAACACAAATTTACCCCAAAGTTATGTGGCTGTCTCATTGACACTAGAAAGGATGAGCTTTGTAGAACACAGTTCTTATAAAAGCAAGAGATTTCTATTTTACACATACTTCCTCCAAGCTTAAGGCACTGAAGTAACGGTGTCATATTGCTAAAAATGTGATCCCTCGCTGAGACAATGGCACCATGCCATATGGGGAATGGTGGAAGAGAGGTACTAAATGTATAATGTTAACACCAATCTTCCAAAATGCTACATCACAAGCTAATGGTTTAAGATCTGTGGTGACAGGGGACTGAGGAAATGTAAAAGTGACCGAACCAAAACGCAAGCATTAACTTTTGAGAATGAGCTTTTATAAAACTGGACGTTGATGACTATTCATTATAACATCTAAAGAATGACTTAAAGCCGAAAGACAAGCAATACAATGTCTCATTTCTACTTAACCCCtctaaaaaaaactatttgtgTTCCCTCCCCATTATAATTTACATGAGAAAGGTTGCTGTTAAATTACGCCCTTTGGTCCAAACTGTCATAAATATCTTACCTTGTCACCAGCATTTGGGTTCTTGTCGGGGTGGTATTCTTTTGCCAGTTTCCGGTATGACTAGAAGTACACAAAAGAGAGAgcataattatataataatcaTTGTAGAAATGCGTTGTTTACTGAAATCACACACCTGTATGACTCAAATTTATGAGAAGGAACAGAGTCTACTTTTTATGCAATCACACGTGATGCTAAGCACTGACGGATGGAAAGTTTATTCTCAAGGTTTAACTGAGTAAGTGTCTATCGGGGGATTTTTATTACGAAAGACCCACTTCTTCTAACTGCATTATATCTGTGACTTAATAATCATTCTGTCTAAAAAAAACGCTACTTCAAAATGTCTGACAATTTAATCACCAATGTTTAGCATAGCGTGCGTATGCTGATTAGCATCTCTCGCTAACCAGAGATGTCGTTAAGAAATTGCGCTATTTTCCTTCAAGTCAAGCGTTGATAAAATGGGAGAGTGAAGTAAATATCTTTCACCTATGTAACGATTTACACCAGGTTTAGCTCGGATTGAGATGGGCAAGATAACACGCAATGATATAGTGACGTTAGCTCATCAGCTAGCGGAGTTTATTTTAGTGTTAACAATGTAACAGCACATTCATTTTAGCCTTATATCTCCTGAACTGGCTGCAAGGGGATACAGAGCATCGACTCCCACAGAAAGTGAAACAGTAAAATAGCATAATTATGGACAACCAATAACAGCAACGTTACTGTATGGTCAACTTGACATTCAGTAATGCAAGGTTCAACGTTGACTTCTTAGAATCATTTCTTTACACCATAGATGTGTCTTTATCAGCAAGCTATCTGATAATAGTTTCTAGCCATTGGGACATACTCACTACATGTAATGTTACCTGTTTCTAGAACCTTCGACAGgcttaacgttagctagctGACAACATGACAAACACCTGAGCTAAAGCTAACGTGAGGTCAATCGCCTGATTCGTAACGTGACAAGCGGACTAACTCAATGTCGCAACTCCGCCGTTGCCTAGTTGATTGTTCGGTTTAAAACTAGACGAAAATCCATACCGACTGTTGCTGAAATTAAAAGAACTCCTGATGTTACAGAACTCATGAAGATTTAACATTACAGCCGCATCACCACATGACCATCCAGGCCGGTTAGCATGTTAGCCTAGCGtgttagctaactagcttactGTGCATAATAACGCATTTCCTGATTGTAGCAATTGTCACTCTCACAAACATTAACCTGGTGTAATTCCGTGGTTTGTTCAAACCTTTCTGCGTAATTACCTTCTTCAGCTCGTTCTCCGTAGCGTTCGGAGTCACACCGAGAATATCGTATAGTTTTGTGTCTACTACAGTCGCCATGGTGTTGCTGTGGATGTTGCTTCAGCAGGGAGGAGGGTGGACAAAGAGAAAGAGCCggtggaaaatgtttttgctcGCCTCGTGTTTCAGTTTCCGGGAAGAGCGATGATCCGTGTGGGCCGCTGCTGCCTCCAGGCTGCGGGTACACCACATTACTGCTTATTGAAAAACGTAACTCTTAGCATGTGACGAAAGTAACATACTGAATCATTATAGTGACAAACGTTTATGAAAGAAGTACTTACTATGTTATTTAGTATGTACACAGAAGGACACAACATGGTTGGACAAATAATGACTTAAAACTTAAAACAACAAGAAGCTTtctcaaaatattaaaaagcatttgtcatttattttgagaaacaatatatttttgagGTTCTCAGTAATTATTCTGAAAAGTAGCATACTAAGTCATTACATTTGAGTTACTACGtaactaaaagaaaatgtgtcattattttataCTAAAccattatttttgacattattCTCGAGGTAATCAATCAGAATGTTATCCTTATAGACTTATTAAGTAATAATTATCTTATTATAagatattattaaaaacattgtgGACAAAGTTTCTTATTAAAAGGATGTATGGGATCCTTTTTCTCATTACATTGGTTGGAATGAGCTTCCGTACATCACTCCTAATAAGAAGTGAACTCAATTGTTTTTCTACATAATTGAATTGAATCAGATAACCATTATCCTTACACCTCATTATGGTTTTCATCTGCCTGCGTGGCCCTTGAACATTTAGCTGTGAGATGGATGGCTGCGGGGATTTGTACTGTGTTATTTTCCTGCATGTAAGGCCCAGCTGTGAAGTGTCATATGCCTCAGGTGTGCTCTGCACCTGCTAACCTGCTCCTGTTTGTACTTGTGTACTTAGTTTTCACTTTATATGAATTCAgtgagagtaaaaaaaaaaaaagaagcatatcCATTGAATGTAAACTGGATCTTAACAGCCATCTTAAATGCCCATGTTACATTGACGTAACACTATGTTATAGAATGTtctaaaaggtttttttttcttcaccttAGCTTGTACAGATGTATAGATATTGTAAATGATTTGGAAATCCTCAAAACAATAACTCTTGCAGTTTTACTTGTAATGTATTTTGCagcttattattttaattgtgtacATGAATAATGTATAGCAGTAGTTATGAAGTGATATATTACCTTGAATATTCATCAACTAATTAACATAAAGCTTAAAtaacagtttacatttaaaaaaaaatctttaaatgaTTATTGAAACCTCAGCcagcaaaaatgtaatgtaggTTTATTAACATAAATGTACCTTTAGGCTCCTGGAACTACATGCATCAGTGTCACAGTAGATCACCAGAGCCTGATGCATGCAGCCCTCTGAAGGTCACATCTTTATAAAA of the Eleginops maclovinus isolate JMC-PN-2008 ecotype Puerto Natales chromosome 4, JC_Emac_rtc_rv5, whole genome shotgun sequence genome contains:
- the dnaja2a gene encoding dnaJ homolog subfamily A member 2a yields the protein MATVVDTKLYDILGVTPNATENELKKSYRKLAKEYHPDKNPNAGDKFKEISFAYEVLTNPEKKELYDRYGEQGLREGGGGGPGMDDIFSHIFGGGLFGFMGGQGSRARNGGRRRGEDMVHPLKVTLEDVYNGKTTKLQLSKNVLCSACSGQGGKTGAVQKCTTCRGRGMRIMIRQLAPGMVQQMQSVCTDCNGEGEVISEKDRCKKCEGKKVIKEVKILEVHVDKGMKHGQKITFGGEADQAPGVEPGDIVLVLQEKENETFRRDGNDLFMNHKLGLVEALCGFQFMLKHLDGRQIVVKYPAGKVIEPGSVRVVRGEGMPQYRNPFEKGDLYVKFDVQFPENNWISPEKLVELEDMLPSRSDPPIITADTEEVDLQDYDVSQGTSGGGRREAYNDSSDEEGGHHGPGVQCAHQ